A genomic region of Caloenas nicobarica isolate bCalNic1 chromosome 9, bCalNic1.hap1, whole genome shotgun sequence contains the following coding sequences:
- the HAS3 gene encoding hyaluronan synthase 3: MPGSLSTALRIVGTSLFALAVLGGILAAYVTGYQFIHTEKHYLSFGLYGAILGLHLFIQSLFAFLEHRRMRGEGRPVRLGRSVALCIAAYQEDPDYLKKCLRSVKRIAFPDLKVVMVVDGNGPDDTYMLDIFHDVMGSEHSGSYVWKSNFHARGEGETEAGLQEGLARVQALVRSNTYSCILQKWGGKREVMYTAFRALGDSVDYIQVCDSDTVLDPACTAEMLRILEADPRVGGVGGDVQILNKYDSWLSFLSSVRYWMAFNVERACQSYFGCVQCISGPLGMYRNTLLQHFLEDWYHQTFLGSKCSFGDDRHLTNRVLSLGYQTKYTARSKCLTETPTRYLRWLNQQTRWSKSYFREWLYNALWFHKHHLWMTYESVVTGFFPFFLIATVIQLFYRGRVWNILLFLLTVQLVGIIKATYACFLRGNAEMIFMSLYALLYMSSLLPAKIFAIATINKSGWGTSGRRTLVVNAVGLLPVSVWVAVLLGGLAYTACSQDLFSETEVAFLVAGAILYACYWVALLALYLAIVARRCGKRQEQCGLAFAEV; encoded by the exons ATGCCAGGGAGCCTCTCCACGGCCCTGCGCATCGTCGGGACCAGCCTCTTCGCCTtggcggtgctggggggcatCCTCGCCGCATACGTCACGGGCTACCAGTTCATCCACACGGAGAAGCACTACCTCTCCttcgggctctacggggccaTCCTGGGGCTGCACCTCTTCATCCAGAGCCTCTTTGCCTTCCTGGAGCACCGGCGCATGCGGGGCGAGGGGCGGCCGGTGCGGCTGGGGCGCTCGGTGGCCCTCTGCATCGCTGCCTACCAGGAGGATCCCGACTACCTGAAGAAGTGCCTGCGCTCCGTCAAGCGCATCGCCTTCCCTGACCTCAAAGTGGTGATGGTGGTGGACGGGAATGGCCCTGACGACACCTACATGCTGGACATCTTCCACGACGTGATGGGCTCTGAGCACTCGGGCAGCTACGTCTGGAAGAGCAACTTCCACGCACGAGGCGAGGGGGAGACAGAGGCCGGGCTGCAGGAAGGGCTGGCCCGCGTCCAGGCGCTGGTGCGCAGCAACACCTACTCCTGCATCCTCCAGAAGTGGGGCGGGAAGCGGGAGGTGATGTACACAGCCTTCCGGGCACTTGGAGACTCCGTGGACTACATCCAG gTGTGTGACTCAGACACGGTGCTGGACCCCGCCTGCACCGCCGAGATGCTCCGCATCCTGGAGGCAGACCCCCGCGTTGGTGGTGTCGGCGGCGACGTCCAG ATCCTGAACAAGTATGACTCGTGGCTGTCGTTCCTGAGCAGTGTGCGGTACTGGATGGCCTTCAACGTGGAGCGCGCCTGCCAGTCGTACTTTGGGTGCGTGCAGTGCATCAGCGGGCCCCTGGGCATGTACCGCAACACGCTGCTGCAGCACTTCCTCGAGGACTGGTACCACCAGACCTTCCTGGGCAGCAAGTGCAGCTTCGGGGACGACCGGCACCTCACCAACCGCGTGCTCAGCCTGGGCTACCAGACCAAGTACACGGCTCGCTCCAAGTGCCTGACGGAGACGCCCACCCGCTACCTGCGCTGGCTCAATCAGCAGACCCGCTGGAGCAAGTCCTACTTCCGCGAGTGGCTCTACAACGCGCTGTGGTTCCACAAGCATCACCTCTGGATGACCTACGAGTCGGTGGTGACCggcttcttccccttcttcctcatCGCCACTGTCATTCAGCTCTTCTACCGTGGCCGCGTCTGGAACATCCTCCTGTTCCTGCTGACAGTGCAGCTGGTGGGCATCATCAAGGCCACCTACGCCTGTTTCCTGCGCGGCAACGCCGAGATGATCTTCATGTCCCTCTACGCCCTCCTCTACATGTCCAGCCTCCTGCCCGCCAAGATCTTCGCCATCGCCACCATCAACAAGTCGGGCTGGGGCACCTCGGGGCGCCGGACGCTGGTGGTGAACGCGGTGGGGCTGCTGCCGGTGTCGGTGTgggtggctgtgctgctgggcgGCCTGGCCTACACCGCCTGCAGCCAGGACCTCTTCAGCGAGACCGAGGTGGCCTTCCTGGTGGCGGGTGCCATCCTCTACGCCTGCTACTGGGTGGCCCTGCTTGCCCTCTACCTGGCCATCGTGGCCCGGCGCTGCGGCAAGCGCCAGGAGCAGTGCGGGCTGGCCTTTGCCGAGGTGTGA
- the SNTB2 gene encoding LOW QUALITY PROTEIN: beta-2-syntrophin (The sequence of the model RefSeq protein was modified relative to this genomic sequence to represent the inferred CDS: inserted 1 base in 1 codon), producing MRAGAWPLRPXPPPLQAPPLLPVRGGGSGMAVWTRACKTGLLELLLRERWVRVAAELSGEALSLTAEPGGGGGGGGGETAAVNGVVNGNAEAAPGCVRRVRVVKAEAGGLGISIKGGRENRMPVLISRIFPGLAAERSGALRLGDAILAVNGVDLRDATHDQAVQALKRAGKEVILEVKFMREVTPYIKKPSLVSDLPWEGAPPQSPSLSSSEDSGSPQHQGPRDRKVIPLKMCFAARNLSMPDLENRLIELHSPDSRNTLILRCKDTATAHSWFTALHANIAALLPQVLAELNAMLGAGGAAAGSREVKHIAWLAEQARLDGGRQQWRPVLMAVTEKDLLLYDAVPWTRDAWASPCHSYPLVATRLVHSGSGHRSPALGSELTFATRTGSRQGVEMHVFRVETHRDLSCWTRVLVQGCHAAAELIKEVTVGCTLGGQGVQLCLHYEGGFTISREEPGGSAILFRYPYERLKMSADDGIRTLYLDFGGPEGELALDLHSCPKPIVFVLHTFLSAKVTRMGLLA from the exons ATGCGGGCGGGGGCGTGGCCCCTacggc cgccccctccgctccaggccccgccccttctCCCGGTtcgcggcggcggcagcggcatGGCCGTGTGGACGCGGGCGTGCAAAACGGGGCTGTTAGAGCTGCTGCTCCGGGAGCGCTGGGTGCGGGTGGCGGCGGAGTTGAGCGGCGAAGCGCTGAGCCTGACGGCGGAAccggggggaggaggaggaggaggcggtgGCGAAACGGCGGCGGTGAACGGCGTGGTGAACGGCAACGCGGAGGCGGCGCCCGGTTGCGTGCGGAGGGTGCGGGTGGTGAAGGCGGAGGCGGGAGGGCTCGGTATCAGCATCAAGGGAGGTCGGGAGAACCGTATGCCGGTGCTCATCTCGCGTATCTtcccggggctggcggcggaACGGAGCGGAGCGCTCCGGTTGGGCGACGCCATCCTCGCCGTTAACGGCGTCGATCTCCGGGATGCCACCCACGATCAAGCCGTCCAGGCGCTGAAGCGAGCCGGGAAGGAGGTCATCCTCGAAG tgAAGTTCATGCGGGAGGTGACCCCCTACATCAAGAAGCCCTCGCTGGTGTCGGACCTGCCGTGGGAGGGGGCCCCCCCGCAGTCACCCAGCCTGAGCAGCAGCGAGGACTCGGGCTCCCCCCAGCACCAGGGCCCCCGTGACCGCAAGGTGATCCCGCTTAAGATGTGTTTCGCTGCCAGGAACCTCAGCATGCCTGACCTGGAGAACAG GCTGATCGAGCTGCACTCGCCGGACAGCAGGAACACGCTGATCCTGCGCTGCAAGGACACGGCCACGGCCCACTCCTGGTTCACCGCGCTGCACGCCAACATCGCCGCGCTGCTGCCCCAGGTCCTGGCCGAGCTCAACGCCATGCTGGGCGCCGGCGGGGCCGCAGCTGGCAGCCGGGAGGTGAAGCACATTGCCTGGCTGGCCGAGCAG GCGCGTCTGGACGGCGGGCGGCAGCAGTGGCGGCCGGTGCTGATGGCGGTGACAGAGAAGGACCTGCTGCTGTACGATGCCGTGCCCTGGACCCGGGACGCCTGGGCCTCCCCCTGCCACAGCTACCCGCTGGTGGCAACCAg GCTGGTCCACTCAGGCTCCGGCCACCGCTCGCCCGCCCTGGGCTCGGAGTTGACCTTCGCCACGCGGACGGGCTCTCGCCAGGGTGTGGAGATGCACGTCTTCCGTGTGGAGACCCACCGGGACCTCTCCTGCTGGACACGCGTCCTCGTCCAGGGCTGCCACGCCGCCGCTGAGCTCATCAAGGAGGTGACAGTGG GCTGCAcgctgggggggcagggggtgcagctCTGCCTCCACTACGAGGGCGGCTTCACCATCAGCCGGGAGGAGCCAGGCGGCAGCGCCATCCTCTTCCGCTACCCCTATGAGAGGCTGAAGATGTCGGCGGACGACGGCATCAGGACCCTCTACCTGGACTTCGGGGGCCCCGAGGGGGAGCTG GCGCTGGACCTGCACTCCTGCCCCAAGCCCATCGTCTTTGTCCTGCACACCTTCCTCTCGGCCAAAGTCACTCGCATGGGGCTGCTGGCGTAG
- the CHTF8 gene encoding chromosome transmission fidelity protein 8 homolog → MVQIVISSGGADGLAQWVLLELQGEVEPRQSGGLAGSVLGDLHYTRQGIPVLIVGHHILYGKVVQLEKPFAVLVKEGAGESQPAGPHARYAVTALIKTKLLFKTRPKPIITNVPKKV, encoded by the exons ATGGTGCAGATCGTCATCTCCAG CGGCGGTGCCGACGGGCTGGCACAGTGGGtactgctggagctgcagggcgAGGTGGAGCCCCGGCAGAgcggggggctggcggggagcgTCCTGGGAGACCTGCACTACACCCGCCAG GGCATCCCCGTGCTCATCGTGGGCCACCACATCCTCTACGGGAAGGTGGTGCAGCTGGAGAAGCCGTTTGCCGTCCTGGTGAAGGAGGGAGCCGGCGAGTCCCAGCCCGCAGGGCCACACGCCCGCTATGCAGTCACCGCCCTCATCAAAACCAAGCTCCTCTTCAAAACCCGCCCCAAGCCCATCATCACCAACGTGCCCAAGAAAGTGTGA
- the VPS4A gene encoding vacuolar protein sorting-associated protein 4A: protein MTTSTLQKAIDLVTKATEEDKAKNYEEALRLYQHAVEYFLHAIKYEAHNDKAKESIRAKCMQYLDRAEKLKEYLRSKDKHGKKPVKESQNDNKGSDSDSEGENPEKKKLQEQLMGAIMMEKPNVRWSDVAGLEGAKEALKEAVILPIKFPHLFTGKRTPWRGILLFGPPGTGKSYLAKAVATEATNSTFFSVSSSDLMSKWLGESEKLVRNLFELARQHKPSIIFIDEVDSLCGSRNENESEAARRIKTEFLVHMQGVGNSSDGILVLGATNIPWVLDSAIRRRFEKRIYIPLPEEAARAQMFKLHLGNTPHSLTEANVQELARKTEGYSGADISIIVRDALMQPVRKVQSATHFKKVRGPSRTTPGAIVDDLLTPCSPGDPGATEMTWMEVPSDKLMEPIVCMSDMLRSLATTRPTVNAEDLLKVKKFTEDFGQEG from the exons ATGACAACGTCCACCCTGCAG AAAGCCATCGACCTGGTCACCAAAGCCACCGAGGAGGACAAGGCCAAGAACTACGAGGAGGCGCTGCGGCTGTACCAGCACGCCGTGGAGTATTTCCTGCACGCCATCAAAT ATGAGGCTCACAACGACAAGGCAAAGGAGAGCATCCGAGCCAAGTGCATGCAGTACCTGGACCGGGCGGAGAAGCTGAAGGAGTATCTGCGCAGCAAGGACAAGCACGGCAAGAAGCCAGTCAAGGAGTCCCAGAATGACAACAAGGG gAGCGACAGTGACAGTGAGGGCGAGAACCCCGAGAAGAagaagctgcaggagcagctaATGG GTGCCATCATGATGGAGAAGCCCAATGTGCGGTGGAGCGACGTGGCTGGCCTGGAGGGAGCCAAGGAGGCACTGAAGGAAGCCGTGATCCTGCCCATCAAGTTCCCACACCTGTTCACCG GGAAGCGCACACCCTGGCGCGGGATCCTGCTCTTCGGGCCCCCTGGCACCGGCAAGTCGTACTTGGCCAAGGCCGTGGCCACCGAGGCAACCAACTCCACCTTCTTCTCCGTGTCGTCCTCGGACTTGATGTCAAAGTGGCTGGGAGAGAGCGAGAA GCTGGTGAGGAACCTCTTTGAGCTGGCGCGGCAGCACAAACCCTCCATCATCTTCATTGATGAAGTGGACTCGCTGTGCGGCTCCCGCAACGAGAATGAGAGTGAGGCGGCGCGGCGCATCAAGACGGAGTTCCTGGTGCACATGCAGG GTGTGGGGAACAGCAGTGACGGGATCCTGGTGCTGGGTGCCACCAACATCCCCTGGGTGCTGGACTCAGCCATCAGGAGGAG GTTCGAGAAGCGGATCTACATCCCGCTGCCCGAGGAGGCGGCACGGGCGCAGATGTTCAAGCTGCACCTGGGCAACACCCCGCACAGCCTGACGGAGGCCAACGTGCAGGAGCTGGCGCGGAAGACCGAGGGCTACTCGGGGGCCGACATCAGCATCATTGTGCGGGACGCACTCATGCAGCCGGTGCGCAAGGTGCAGTCGGCCACGCACTTCAAGAAG GTGCGTGGTCCATCCCGCACCACCCCGGGTGCCATCGTGGACGATCTTCTGACGCCGTGCTCGCCAGGTGACCCTGGTGCCACTGAGATGACCTGGATGGAGGTGCCCAGTGACAAACTGATGGAGCCCATTGTCTGCATG TCAGACATGCTACGCTCACTGGCCACCACCCGCCCCACCGTGAATGCTGAGGATCTCctgaaagtgaagaaattcaCGGAGGATTTTGGGCAGGAAGGCTAA
- the COG8 gene encoding conserved oligomeric Golgi complex subunit 8, with protein MAAEEARLLAWLRGPAGPGGPELSAYVAELAALGLAELGREPARLAAERARVGAETRRLAFEHYRAFIRSAECTGSAGRGFGGIESRLGSLLERLPALQDACRNFMRDAEEIACSRRMNSLTLNRHTEILEILEIPQLMDTCVRNGYYEEALELAAYVRRLEKKHSSIPVIQGIVDEVRQSTQLMLNQLVQQLRTNVQLPACLRIISYLRRMDVFTEAELRIKFLQARDAWLRSIQAAILDDDPYFHITKTIEACRVHLFDIVTQYRAIFSDEEPLVPTEGQALNEGAIFHGWVLQKVSEFLRTLERDLQRGVGARLDSLLGQCMYFGLSFSRVGADFRGQLAPLFQRVAAAAFVKAVEETVEKFREEMNSYTLISAPAVLGSSAAVPVPAAQPGTLQPPMVLLDFPPLACFLNGLLVAFNDLRLCCPVALAHDVTACLEDALGEVTKTILAFHRAEEAAFSGREQELFVQFCTAFLEDLLPYLNRCLQVLFPPAQIAQALGVPPTQLQRFGRLGCIDVAALREPLAFLLPPPGEEEEPAPESSIPHPEGEEEE; from the exons ATGGCGGCGGAGGAGGCGCGGCTGCTGGCCTGGCTgcgcggcccggccgggcccggcggcccCGAGCTCTCCGCCTACGTGGCCGAGCTGGCGGCGCTGGGGCTGGCGGAGCTGGGCCGGGAGCCGGCGCGGCTGGCGGCGGAGCGGGCGCGGGTGGGCGCGGAGACGCGACGCTTGGCCTTCGAGCACTACCGAGCGTTCATCCGCTCCGCCGAGTGCACCGGCAGCGCCGGCCGCGGCTTCGGCGGCATCGAGAGccgcctgggcagcctgctggAGCGCCTGCCCGCCCTGCAGGACGCCTGCCG GAACTTTATGCGTGACGCCGAGGAGATCGCCTGCAGCCGGCGGATGAACAGCCTGACGCTGAACCGGCACACGGAGATCCTGGAGATCCTGGAGATCCCGCAGCTCATGGACACCTGCGTCCGAAACGGCTACTACGAGGAGGCGCTGGAGCTCGCTGCCTACGTGCGCCGGCTGGagaagaagcacagcagcatccctgtCATCCAG ggCATCGTGGACGAGGTGCGCCAGTCCACCCAGCTGATGCTGAACCAGCTCGTCCAGCAGCTCCGCACCAATGTGCAGCTGCCGGCCTGCCTGCGGATCATCAGCTACCTGCGCCGCATGGACGTCTTCACGGAGGCTGAGCTGCGCATCAAGTTCTTGCAGGCGCGGGACGCCTGGCTGCGCTCCATCCAGGCTGCCATCCTGGATGACGATCCCTACTTCCACATCACCAAGACCATTGAGGCCTGTCGCGTCCACCTCTTTGACATCGTCACCCAGTACCGCGCCATCTTCTCCGATGAGGAGCCGCTGGTGCCCACCGAGGGGCAGGCCCTCAACGAGGGGGCCATCTTCCACGGCTGGGTGCTGCAGAAGGTCTCCGAGTTCCTGCGGACGCTGGAGCGCGATCTCCAGCGCGGGGTGGGCGCCCGCCTGGACTCGCTGCTGGGGCAGTGCATGTACTTCGGCCTGTCCTTCAGCAGAGTGGGGGCCGATTTCCGCGGGCAGCTGGCCCCACTCTTCCAGCGcgtggcagctgctgcttttgtgaaGGCGGTGGAGGAGACGGTGGAGAAATTTCGGGAGGAGATGAATTCCTACACGCTCATCTCTGCCCCAGCCGTCCTGGGCAGCAGCGCGGCAGTGCCAGTGCCTGCGGCCCAGCCAGGGACGCTGCAGCCGCCCATGGTGCTGCTGGACTTCCCGCCCCTCGCCTGTTTCCTCAATGGCCTCCTCGTCGCCTTCAATGACCTGCGGCTCTGCTGCCCCGTCGCCCTGGCCCATGACGTCACCGCCTGCCTGGAGGACGCACTCGGGGAG GTGACCAAAACTATCCTGGCCTTTCACCGCGCGGAGGAGGCGGCGTTCAGCGGGCGAGAGCAGGAGCTCTTCGTTCAGTTCTGCACGGCCTTTCTGGAAGATTTGCTGCCCTACCTCAACCGCTGCCTCCAGGTCCTCTTTCCCCCGGCACAGATCGCTCAGGCACTGG gtgtcccccccacccagcTGCAGCGCTTTGGCCGCCTGGGTTGCATCGATGTGGCCGCCCTCCGGGAGCCGCTGGCTTTTCTCCTGCCGCCACCGGGCGAGGAGGAGGAACCGGCCCCGGAGAGCAGCATCCCACACCcggagggagaagaggaagaataa
- the PDF gene encoding peptide deformylase, mitochondrial: protein MAAALRLLERARYRYRAPGRGCGDAAGWGQRERSYWRALRRRVLGPPVPPFATPCQVGAPVLRAAAATVGPERLGGPELRELAAALAAGLRRGPCLGLSAPQLGIPLRVFAAELTPARCEQYPPPLRRAHRIEPFPLRLLVNPALRVLDSRLVTGPEGCASLHGFSAYVPRHWAVHVSGVDECGEPVSWEATGWAARIVQHEMDHLDGILYIDRMDPRTFTNVSWMELMD from the exons ATGGCGGCGGCGCTGCGGCTGCTGGAGCGGGCTCGGTACCGGTACCGGGCCCCGGGCCGCGGCTGCGGGGACGCGGCGGGCTGGGGCCAACGGGAGCGCTCGTACTGGCGGGCGCTGCGGCGGCGGGTGCTGGGCCCGCCCGTTCCGCCGTTCGCCACCCCGTGCCAGGTGGGAGCCCCGGTCCTCCGCGCCGCCGCTGCCACCGTGGGCCCGGAGCGCCTGGGCGGCCCCGAGCTGCGGGAGCtggcggcggcgctggcggcCGGGCTGCGGCGGGGGCCGTGCCTGGGGCTCAGCGCCCCGCAGCTGGGGATCCCACTGCGGGTGTTCGCCGCCGAGCTGACCCCGGCGCGGTGCGAGCAGTACCCGCCGCCGCTGCGCCGCGCACACCGCATCGAGCCCTTCCCGCTGCGGCTCCTCGTCAACCCCGCGCTCCGCGTCCTGGACTCCCGCCTCGTCACCGGCCCCGAGGGCTGCGCCAGCCTCCACGGCTTCTCCGCCTACGTCCCACGCCACTGGGCCGTGCACGTCTCCG GGGTGGACGAGTGCGGGGAGCCGGTGAGCTGGGAGGCGACGGGCTGGGCTGCCCGCATCGTGCAGCACGAGATGGACCATCTGGATGGGATCCTGTACATTGACCGCATGGACCCCCGCACCTTCACCAACGTCAGTTGGATGGAGCTGATGGACTGA
- the UTP4 gene encoding U3 small nucleolar RNA-associated protein 4 homolog, translating to MGEFEVHRVRFFGLVPAGVRCLAWQPRSARLALARTDGTVEVYNFAANYFQEKVIPGHDARSVEALCWAGGDRLFGAGLGGAITEYDLARLSTSCSVDGGGGPIWSMAANGSGTRLVIGCEDGSIKLFQVMPGGIQFERNLDRRKGRILCLSWHPSDTHIAAGSVDVLRVLDVCSGQTVQRIMVNYHVQKVQRECVVWSVIFLASSTIVTSDSFGRVQFWDWQRGTLVESHTVSTSSALSLAVSEKEDSIVVGTSTGATYQLQLLPVRVGSLEKRWVRTKPFQHHTHDVRAVVHSGTALISGGLDAQLVIRSLMEKVQKKGYEAALRKFTFPHRRLVSCARKARLLLFQFTQHLELWRLGSTDKTGKDGEVLPLRHMPEHLVQLKSKGPEHIYCSCVSPCGSWIAYSTTSRFHLYRLRYEGDSVSIAKVPKVPKLLLPAYQLQFAADSSSLFIASAQGSVHVLQLLEPEGCKHLHTLRPPSETPEAVYLLAVSADGHWVAAVGGDWAIHIYSLKCFKHHCTVPTYSCAVTALAIHPVTNNLVIAYADQQLFEFSIPEQQYTAWSRMVQNCGLHRLWLERDTHITHITFNPKNPSHILLHDVYMFCVLDKSLPLPDNSALLLNQSTLKQLPETARQRQLHAFKICKKFQPLLFADLLDENCLVMVERPIMDIKTELPLPVQQKKFGT from the exons ATGGGGGAGTTCGAGGTGCACCGGGTGCGCTTCTTCGGGCTGGTGCCGGCCGGGGTGCGCTGCCTGGCCTggcagccccgctccgcccgcctGGCCCTGGCCCGCACCGACGGCACCGTCGAGGTCTACAACTTCGCCGCCAACTACTTCCAGGAGAAG GTGATCCCCGGGCACGATGCCCGGTCGGTGGAAGCGCTGTGCTGGGCGGGGGGCGACCGGCTGTTCGGGGCTGGGCTCGGTGGGGCTATCACCGAGTACGACCTGGCGCGGCTGAGCACGTCCTGCTCGGTGGACGGCGGTGGGGGGCCCATCTGGAGCATGGCGGCCAATGGCAGCGGCACCCGGCTCGTG ATCGGCTGCGAGGACGGTTCCATTAAACTCTTCCAAGTCATGCCTGGGGGAATCCAGTTTGAGCGGAACCTGGACAGGCGGAAAG GCCGCATCCTCTGTCTCTCCTGGCACCCGTCAGACACTCACATAGCAGCCGGCTCCGTCGACGTCCTCCGTGTGCTCGATGTCTGTTCAG GCCAAACGGTGCAGCGGATCATGGTGAACTACCACGTGCAGAAGGTGCAGCGCGAGTGCGTCGTCTGGAGCGTCATCTTCCTCGCCAGCAGCACCATCGTCACCTCCGACTCCTTTGGGagggtgcagttctgggactGGCAGCGGGGGACACTGGTGGAGTCCCACACCGTCAGcacctcctctgccctctcGCTGGCTGTGTCAGAG AAGGAGGACAGCATCGTTGTGGGCACCTCCACCGGGGCCACCtaccagctccagctgctgccggTGCGAGTGGGCAGCCTGGAGAAGCGCTGGGTGCGGACGAAGCCCTTCCAGCATCACACCCATGACGTGCGAGCCGTGGTGCACAGCGGGACCGCTCTCATCTCGGGGG GCCTGGATGCGCAGCTGGTGATCCGCTCGCTGATGGAGAAGGTGCAGAAGAAGGGCTACGAGGCAGCGCTCCGCAAATTCACTTTCCCCCAC CGACGCCTCGTCTCCTGTGCCAGGAAAGCCCGGCTGCTCCTCTTCCAGTTCACCCAGCACCTGGAGCTCTGGAGACTTGGCTCCACTGACAAGACCG GAAAGGACGGTGAGGTCCTTCCCTTGCGCCACATGCCTGAGCACCTCGTGCAGCTCAAGAGCAAG GGGCCGGAGCACATCTACTGCAGCTGTGTCTCACCGTGTGGCAGCTGGATTGCCTACTCCACCACCTCCCGCTTCCACCTCTACCGCCTGCGGTACGAGGGCGACAGCGTCAGTATTGCAAAG GTCCCCAAAGTCCCCAAACTGCTCCTCCCAGCCTACCAGCTCCAGTTTGCCGCTGACTCGAGCAGCCTCTTCATCGCCTCTGCTCAAGGTTCTGTCCAcgtcctccagctgctggagccagagGGCTGCAAACACCTGCATACACTGCGCCCACCATCAG AGACCCCCGAGGCCGTTTACCTACTGGCAGTGAGTGCAGATGGGCACTGGGTGGCCGCGGTCGGCGGAGACTGGGCGATCCACATCTACAGCCTGAAATGCTTCAAG CATCACTGCACGGTGCCCACCTACAGCTGCGCGGTGACGGCCCTCGCCATCCACCCCGTCACCAACAACCTCGTCATCGCCTATGCGGACCAGCAG ctgtttgaGTTCAGCATCCCCGAGCAGCAGTACACGGCCTGGAGCCGCATGGTGCAGAACTGCGGGCTGCACAGGCTCTGGCTGGAGAGGGACACGCACATCACCCACATCACCTTCAACCCCAAGAACCCCTCGCACATCCTGCTCCACGACGTCTACATGTTTTGTGTCCTCGACAAGTCCCTG CCCTTGCCGGACAACAGTGCCCTCCTGCTGAACCAGAGCACCCTGAAGCAGCTCCCGGAGACAGCCCGGCAGCGGCAGCTCCACGCCTTCAAGATCTGCAAGAAGTTCCAG cccctgctcttTGCGGATCTGCTGGATGAGAACTGCCTGGTGATGGTGGAGCGGCCCATCATGGACATCAAGACCGAGCTGCCCCTGCCCGTCCAACAGAAGAAATTCGGCACCTGA